TTCCCACTCTGTTGATGGAATATCCTGTATCGAAAGGAAAAATCTCATTATTTTACGGAAAACGTATCGTACGTCCGAATTATGGAGACTTGAATCCGTCGGCTTATATATTTGACGATTATACTTATGAACGAGGTAACACCTTGCTAAAGCCGGAAATGACGGACAATATAGAAGTGGCTTATGCTTTTAAAGAGCTATTTAAGGCCGGTTTCCTGTTCTCTTATACTGATGATGCAATCGTAAAAAGCTATATTCCGGAAGAGAACAAACGGGTTTTCGTTACTCCCCTGAATCTATCCAATGCAATCACATTCGGGCCACGTATTAATACGGGAATTTTGTCATTAGCCTCTTTTTGGAATCTGAATGCCAATGTTGCCTTTATCATGAATCGTTATCAGTGGTCGGAGGAGCTGGAAAACAAAGTGAACAAACATTCTACCTGGATTGCCGGAGTGAATAACCAGTTCACTTTTGGAAAGGGGTGGGGAGCCGAACTGACTGCTTCCTACAATGGGAAGATGGCAGCAGGGCAGGCAACGATCAGCCCCGTCTGGCAGGTACATGCAAGCTTGCAGAAAAAGATATTGAAGAACAAAGGTTCTGTGAGTCTATTTATGAAGGATATATTTTATTCTTTTCGCTATAAAATGAATCTTGAAGTACCCGGTCAACGTGCTTTTACCAATGAACGTTATGACAACACAATGATCGGTATATCTTTCTCTTATTATTTTAAAAAAGGCAGCGAAACGAAAGAAAGAACATGGAAAAATGGGACAGATGAAACGAAAAGAGTAAATTTGTGATATGATAATGAAAAACTTATATAAATCGCTAATGCCGATATTGGCAGGATTATTACTGTTTATCTGTATCCGTTTGGTAACTGATGTCCCTAACCGACAACATTACTGGACGGGAAATACTTCTTATTTTATACTCGTGGAGATAGGAACTGTTATATTATCTTCCTATCTGCTGATAATGGTACTGCACATCTGGTTGAGATGGAATCGTAAACAAAAGAAAGGCTTATGGAGAGAGTATGGCGGATTATTTCTACTTACAACATGCTGGTGTATCGGTACCATGTTCTTTTCCTGGGGATTGAATAGAAGGATGTTGACTTTACAGGATGTGGCGATTCCTGAGGTCATTGCCGTATTGTTTGTTTTCTTAACTTATACCTTTATACGTAATCAGGCTGTTGAAAAAGAGTATGCTGAACAACGTTTGCTATTGGAAAAAATAAAAAATGACCAACTACAGACTGAACTGAAGTTTTTGAAAGCACAATATCATCCGCATTTCCTGTTCAATGTGCTCAATACTGTTTATTTTCAGATAGAAGAGCAGAACCAAGCTCCGCGTCATACCTTGGAGATCTTGTCTGACCTGCTGCGTTATCAGTTATACCATGCCGGGGATAAAGTAGCAATTCAGGTAGAAATCGATTATTTGAAAAGGTATATCAGTCTGTGTCAACTTCGTTGTTCGGAACGTTTACAGTTACATACCTCCTTTGATAAGTCGCTAAAGGAGCAACAAATCTGTCCGTTATTGTTCATTCCCTTGGTTGAGAATGCTTTTAAATATGTGGGAGGCGATTTTCTCATCGATCTGATTATGTCCCTGAAAGAAAGCAAAATAGTTTTTGAGATAATGAATTCTAAACCATTGGATCGTGTTTATAAGTCTTCCAAGCAAGGAATAGGATTAGATAACTTGCGAAGACGGCTCACCCTTTTGTATCCGGATAAGCATACATTGGAAATAAAAGATGAAGCGGACCGCTTTACTGTAAAATTAACTATTGAAGCAGATAACATATGAATATAAAATGTATCATAACTGATGACGAACCGGTTGCCCGCAAAGGGTTGCAATCGTATGTGGAGAAAGTGGATTTTCTTACGCTGACAGGT
The genomic region above belongs to Parabacteroides pacaensis and contains:
- a CDS encoding sensor histidine kinase, coding for MKNLYKSLMPILAGLLLFICIRLVTDVPNRQHYWTGNTSYFILVEIGTVILSSYLLIMVLHIWLRWNRKQKKGLWREYGGLFLLTTCWCIGTMFFSWGLNRRMLTLQDVAIPEVIAVLFVFLTYTFIRNQAVEKEYAEQRLLLEKIKNDQLQTELKFLKAQYHPHFLFNVLNTVYFQIEEQNQAPRHTLEILSDLLRYQLYHAGDKVAIQVEIDYLKRYISLCQLRCSERLQLHTSFDKSLKEQQICPLLFIPLVENAFKYVGGDFLIDLIMSLKESKIVFEIMNSKPLDRVYKSSKQGIGLDNLRRRLTLLYPDKHTLEIKDEADRFTVKLTIEADNI